The Caulobacter sp. FWC26 genome contains a region encoding:
- the murG gene encoding undecaprenyldiphospho-muramoylpentapeptide beta-N-acetylglucosaminyltransferase: MSKLAVVAAGGTGGHMFPAQALAEALATRGWRVALATDDRGALYADKFPAQERLALSAATAKSNDPLGMLKAGVVVMQGVMQARAAFKRLDPAVVVGFGGYPALPALLGALSQGRPTVIHEQNAVLGRVNRFLAPRVNEVACAFPTLEKATPAVKARAHVVGNPVRPPVRDLFDVPYLAPEVQLRLLVTGGSQGARLLSELIPEAVAKLPEEMRGRLKVFQQARAESMEQARKVYRNAMVDCEVAPFFRDMAGYLRQSHLVIGRSGASTCTELAVAGRPSILVPLKIAADDHQRFNAKLLEEAGGAAVCLEDELTVDVMAAALKALLSKPERLEKMAAGARSVAKPNAAEELADLVEKTARL; this comes from the coding sequence ATGAGCAAGCTGGCCGTTGTCGCCGCCGGGGGAACCGGCGGCCATATGTTCCCCGCCCAGGCCCTGGCCGAGGCGCTGGCCACGCGGGGCTGGCGCGTGGCGCTGGCCACCGATGATCGCGGCGCGCTGTACGCCGACAAGTTCCCGGCGCAGGAGCGGCTGGCCCTGTCGGCCGCCACGGCCAAGTCGAACGATCCGCTGGGCATGCTCAAGGCCGGTGTCGTGGTGATGCAGGGCGTGATGCAGGCGCGCGCGGCGTTCAAGCGTCTCGACCCGGCCGTTGTGGTCGGCTTTGGCGGCTATCCGGCGCTGCCGGCGCTGCTGGGCGCGCTGTCGCAAGGTCGTCCCACCGTCATCCACGAACAGAACGCCGTTCTGGGCCGCGTGAACCGTTTCCTCGCCCCGCGCGTCAACGAAGTGGCCTGCGCCTTCCCGACGCTGGAAAAGGCCACGCCGGCGGTGAAGGCCCGCGCGCATGTGGTCGGCAATCCCGTTCGCCCGCCCGTGCGGGATCTGTTCGACGTGCCCTATCTGGCGCCCGAGGTGCAGTTGCGCCTCCTGGTCACCGGCGGCAGCCAGGGCGCGCGCCTGCTCTCCGAGCTGATCCCCGAGGCGGTGGCCAAGCTGCCCGAAGAGATGCGCGGGCGCCTGAAGGTGTTCCAACAGGCCCGCGCCGAGAGCATGGAGCAGGCCCGCAAGGTCTATCGCAACGCCATGGTCGACTGCGAGGTCGCGCCGTTCTTCCGCGACATGGCCGGCTATCTGCGCCAATCCCACCTGGTCATCGGCCGCTCTGGCGCCTCGACCTGCACCGAGCTGGCGGTGGCCGGCCGCCCCTCGATCCTGGTGCCGCTGAAGATCGCCGCCGACGACCACCAGCGCTTCAACGCCAAGCTGCTGGAAGAGGCCGGCGGGGCGGCCGTGTGCCTGGAGGACGAGCTGACCGTCGACGTGATGGCCGCCGCGCTGAAGGCGCTGCTGTCCAAGCCCGAACGCCTGGAAAAGATGGCGGCCGGCGCGCGGTCCGTGGCCAAGCCAAACGCGGCGGAAGAGCTGGCGGATCTGGTGGAGAAGACGGCGCGCCTCTGA
- the murC gene encoding UDP-N-acetylmuramate--L-alanine ligase: MIQRRRPVPFELGPVHFIGIGGIGMSGIAEIMLRIGYTVQGSDAKASANTERLEKLGARIFIGHDAAHVEGASAIVYSTAVKADNPEMVAGRDKRLPLVRRAEMLAELMRLQFSIAVGGTHGKTTTTSMVATLLDAGGLDPTVVNGGIINAYGTNAKVGEGDWIVVEADESDGSFLKLKSTVAIVTNIDAEHLDHWGDFDAVKKGFQDFIQNIPFYGFAAVCTDHPEVQALTARIENRRLVTYGTNPQAEVRVSNIEMGPDGAKFDIVVSPRDGEVVRYDGLKMPMAGHHNVLNAAAAVAVARELGVDVASIAKGLAGFGGVKRRFTTTGVANGIRVVDDYGHHPVEIAAVLKAARAVSTGKVIAVVQPHRYTRLRDLMTEFSSCFNDADTVVVADVYTAGEQPIEGVNRDALVEGLKKFGHRRALPLESPTALPRLIAAEATSGDLVVLLGAGDITTWAYALPGQLEALSQ; this comes from the coding sequence ATGATCCAGCGTCGACGCCCCGTACCCTTCGAACTCGGCCCCGTGCACTTCATCGGCATCGGCGGCATTGGCATGTCCGGCATCGCCGAGATCATGCTGCGTATCGGCTACACCGTTCAGGGCAGCGACGCCAAGGCCAGCGCCAACACCGAGCGCCTGGAAAAGCTGGGCGCGCGCATCTTCATCGGCCATGACGCCGCCCACGTCGAGGGCGCGTCGGCCATCGTCTATTCGACCGCCGTGAAGGCCGATAACCCCGAAATGGTCGCCGGCCGCGACAAGCGCCTGCCGCTGGTCCGCCGCGCCGAAATGCTGGCCGAGTTGATGCGCCTGCAGTTCTCGATCGCGGTGGGCGGCACGCACGGCAAGACCACGACCACGTCGATGGTCGCCACGCTGCTGGACGCCGGCGGGCTTGATCCGACCGTCGTCAACGGCGGCATCATCAACGCCTATGGCACCAACGCCAAGGTCGGCGAGGGCGACTGGATCGTCGTAGAGGCCGACGAAAGCGACGGCTCGTTCCTGAAGCTGAAGTCGACCGTGGCCATCGTCACCAATATCGACGCCGAGCACCTGGACCACTGGGGCGACTTCGACGCGGTGAAGAAGGGCTTCCAGGACTTCATCCAGAACATCCCGTTCTACGGCTTCGCCGCCGTCTGCACCGACCACCCCGAAGTGCAGGCCCTGACCGCGCGGATCGAGAACCGCCGCCTGGTGACCTACGGGACCAATCCGCAGGCCGAGGTGCGGGTTTCCAACATCGAGATGGGCCCGGACGGCGCCAAGTTCGACATCGTGGTCTCGCCGCGCGACGGCGAGGTCGTCCGCTATGACGGGCTGAAGATGCCGATGGCCGGCCACCACAACGTGCTGAACGCCGCGGCCGCCGTCGCCGTAGCGCGCGAGCTGGGCGTCGACGTCGCCTCGATCGCCAAGGGCCTGGCGGGCTTTGGTGGGGTCAAGCGCCGCTTCACCACGACCGGCGTCGCGAACGGGATCCGCGTGGTCGACGACTACGGCCACCACCCGGTCGAGATCGCCGCCGTGCTGAAGGCCGCCCGCGCCGTGTCGACGGGCAAGGTGATCGCCGTGGTCCAGCCGCACCGGTACACCCGCCTGCGTGACCTGATGACCGAGTTCTCCAGCTGCTTCAACGACGCCGACACGGTGGTCGTGGCCGACGTCTACACGGCCGGCGAGCAGCCGATCGAGGGCGTCAACCGTGACGCCCTCGTCGAAGGGCTCAAAAAGTTCGGCCACCGCCGGGCCCTGCCGCTGGAAAGCCCGACGGCCCTGCCGCGCCTGATCGCCGCCGAGGCGACCAGCGGCGACCTCGTCGTGCTGCTGGGCGCCGGCGACATCACCACGTGGGCCTATGCGCTGCCGGGGCAGCTTGAGGCCCTATCGCAGTGA
- a CDS encoding chloride channel protein yields MTPPAEAPEPESAKAASTPWRSVLRVAAIDRASLRQAGRQALPWLAWLRRRTRSSELWVIAVATVVGLVAGALAVLLGALAHGTQVWIFDFDPNQRLSAQARIEPWRLLAIPLGGLVLGLFTAAILRFRPSHAVDPVEANALHGGRLSVRDSLFICIQTLISNGSGASVGLEAAYAQAGGATASWVGQRLSLRRGDLRILVGAGAGAAIAAAFGAPLTGAFYAFEIVIGAYTVANIAPVAAAALAGVLVAKALGSTPYLIKTSVVAISSPADYALYGLLGLLAAVFGVMLMRAVAVADRWAAKAPLPRWSKPAIGGVALAALALATPQTLSGGHGALHLDLNSDLPLKVLLVLILMKSVASIVSLSAGFRGGLFFAALFLGALTGQAFAEVVNLTAGDGRLDPIAASLVGMGALGVAIVGGPFTMSFLVLEATGDFTVTGATLAASLIASAVVRETFGYSFSTWRLHLRGETIRSAHDVSWMRNLTAGKMMRRDVKTIPSATTLAEFRRRFPLGSTKRAVLTDETGRYAGIVATAAVYAEPAEREATVASLAAHTRVALAPELSIKAIMTAFDETGADELAVVDEGGEVIGLITEAHVTRRYAEELEKARRELTGDTG; encoded by the coding sequence ATGACCCCGCCGGCCGAGGCCCCCGAACCGGAGAGCGCCAAGGCCGCTTCGACCCCTTGGCGTTCGGTCCTGCGGGTCGCGGCCATCGACCGCGCCAGCCTGAGGCAGGCCGGTCGCCAAGCCCTGCCTTGGCTGGCCTGGCTGCGCCGGCGGACCCGATCTTCCGAACTCTGGGTCATCGCCGTCGCCACGGTGGTCGGTCTCGTGGCCGGCGCCCTGGCGGTGCTGCTGGGCGCGCTGGCCCATGGGACGCAGGTGTGGATCTTCGATTTCGATCCCAACCAGCGTCTGTCGGCGCAGGCCCGGATCGAACCCTGGCGCCTGCTGGCCATCCCGCTGGGCGGACTCGTGCTGGGCCTGTTCACCGCCGCGATCCTGCGCTTTCGACCCAGCCACGCCGTCGACCCGGTCGAGGCCAACGCCTTGCACGGCGGGCGGCTGTCGGTCCGCGACAGCCTGTTCATCTGCATCCAGACGCTGATCTCGAACGGATCGGGGGCGTCGGTTGGGCTAGAGGCGGCCTACGCCCAGGCCGGGGGCGCGACCGCGTCCTGGGTCGGACAACGGCTGAGCCTGCGGCGGGGCGACCTGCGGATCCTGGTCGGGGCGGGCGCCGGTGCGGCGATCGCCGCAGCCTTCGGCGCGCCGCTGACCGGCGCCTTCTACGCGTTCGAGATCGTCATCGGCGCCTACACCGTCGCCAACATCGCGCCCGTGGCCGCCGCCGCCCTGGCGGGCGTGCTGGTCGCCAAGGCCCTCGGCTCGACCCCCTACCTGATCAAGACCTCGGTCGTCGCCATTTCCTCGCCCGCCGACTACGCGCTTTATGGCCTTCTGGGTCTGCTCGCGGCCGTCTTCGGCGTGATGTTGATGCGCGCCGTGGCGGTCGCCGACCGATGGGCGGCCAAGGCCCCGCTGCCGCGTTGGTCCAAGCCGGCGATCGGCGGCGTCGCCCTGGCGGCCCTGGCGCTGGCGACGCCGCAGACCCTTTCGGGCGGTCACGGCGCCCTGCACCTGGACCTCAACAGCGACCTGCCTCTGAAGGTCCTGCTGGTGCTGATCCTGATGAAGTCGGTGGCCTCGATCGTGTCCCTGAGCGCGGGCTTTCGGGGCGGGCTGTTCTTCGCCGCCCTGTTCCTCGGCGCGCTGACGGGCCAGGCGTTCGCCGAGGTGGTGAACCTGACGGCCGGGGACGGTCGCCTCGACCCGATCGCCGCCTCGCTGGTCGGCATGGGCGCGCTGGGCGTCGCCATCGTCGGCGGTCCCTTCACCATGTCGTTCCTGGTGCTGGAGGCGACGGGCGACTTCACCGTCACCGGCGCGACCCTGGCCGCCTCGCTGATCGCCAGCGCCGTCGTGCGCGAGACGTTTGGCTACTCGTTCTCGACCTGGCGCCTGCACCTTCGGGGCGAGACCATCCGCAGCGCTCACGACGTCAGCTGGATGCGGAACCTCACCGCCGGCAAGATGATGCGCCGCGACGTGAAGACGATCCCCTCGGCCACCACCCTGGCCGAGTTCCGCCGCCGTTTTCCGCTCGGCTCGACCAAGCGCGCAGTGCTGACCGATGAGACCGGACGCTACGCCGGTATCGTCGCCACGGCGGCCGTCTACGCCGAGCCGGCTGAACGCGAAGCGACCGTCGCGTCTCTGGCCGCCCATACCCGTGTCGCCCTGGCGCCGGAGCTGTCCATCAAGGCGATCATGACCGCTTTCGACGAAACCGGCGCCGACGAACTGGCCGTCGTCGACGAGGGCGGCGAGGTGATCGGCCTGATCACCGAAGCCCACGTGACGCGGCGCTACGCGGAAGAGCTGGAAAAGGCGCGGCGGGAGTTGACGGGAGATACGGGGTAG
- a CDS encoding M20/M25/M40 family metallo-hydrolase, translated as MFRRLLIASAAVALLSGGAQAQTVAQKQGIKDYFAAEAVGPIATAEALRDKALRDYLAWDITEDLTTNIGPRLVGSPAMAKAKDWGVAKFKALGFTNIKVEEFAKPSWTRGEESAELVAPYAMKLGAVGLGRTVSTPAGGIEAEVALFKTFADMMAAPEGALKGKIVVITQPMVRTQDGAGYGVAGISRRVGPVEAAKRGAVAMLIRSISTSDSTVPHTGGTASGEGVVTIPAAAIGVPEAEQLERLAARKVPMRVKLKLESSVNPNNVAWNISGDIKGSEKPDEVIVIGGHLDSWDVGTGALDDATGIAITTAAAKLIGDLPKRPKRTIRVVMWGSEESGGSSEAYLAAHKDELNKMVLAGESDSGADRIYSLQVPAGSLEHPVVKAAASVLAPLKIYVDRAPAAGAGADVSGIERAGVPVIKLNQDASRYFDYHHTMDDTLDKVRPAELAQNVAAWASLVYLVADSDVDFRALKPAAPTPTAK; from the coding sequence ATGTTCCGTCGACTATTGATCGCTTCCGCCGCCGTCGCTCTGCTCTCGGGTGGCGCTCAAGCGCAAACTGTTGCGCAGAAGCAGGGCATCAAGGACTACTTCGCGGCCGAGGCCGTAGGCCCGATCGCAACCGCCGAGGCGCTGCGCGACAAGGCGCTGCGCGACTATCTGGCCTGGGACATCACCGAGGATCTCACCACCAATATCGGCCCGCGCCTGGTGGGCTCGCCGGCCATGGCCAAGGCCAAGGACTGGGGCGTGGCCAAGTTCAAGGCGCTGGGTTTCACCAACATCAAGGTCGAGGAGTTCGCCAAGCCGTCTTGGACGCGCGGCGAGGAGAGCGCCGAGCTGGTCGCGCCCTACGCCATGAAGCTGGGCGCGGTGGGCTTGGGCCGCACCGTCTCGACGCCGGCCGGGGGGATCGAGGCCGAGGTCGCGCTGTTCAAGACCTTCGCCGACATGATGGCCGCGCCCGAAGGCGCGCTGAAGGGCAAGATCGTGGTCATCACCCAGCCGATGGTCCGCACCCAGGACGGCGCCGGCTATGGCGTGGCGGGGATCTCGCGCCGGGTGGGCCCGGTCGAGGCGGCTAAGCGCGGCGCGGTCGCCATGCTGATCCGCTCGATCTCGACCTCCGACTCCACTGTCCCGCACACCGGCGGCACCGCCAGCGGCGAAGGCGTGGTGACGATCCCGGCCGCCGCCATCGGCGTCCCCGAAGCCGAGCAGCTGGAGCGCCTGGCCGCCCGCAAGGTCCCGATGCGGGTCAAGCTGAAGCTGGAGTCGAGCGTCAATCCCAACAACGTGGCCTGGAACATCTCGGGCGACATCAAGGGCTCGGAAAAGCCGGACGAGGTCATCGTCATCGGTGGCCACCTGGATAGCTGGGACGTCGGCACCGGCGCGCTGGACGACGCCACGGGCATCGCCATCACCACGGCGGCCGCCAAGCTGATCGGCGACCTGCCCAAGCGCCCCAAGCGCACCATTCGCGTCGTGATGTGGGGCTCCGAGGAGAGCGGCGGGTCGTCGGAGGCCTATCTGGCCGCGCACAAGGACGAGCTCAACAAGATGGTGCTGGCCGGCGAGAGCGACTCCGGCGCGGACCGCATCTACAGCCTGCAGGTTCCGGCGGGGTCGCTGGAGCATCCTGTCGTCAAGGCCGCCGCCAGCGTGCTGGCCCCGCTGAAGATCTATGTCGACCGCGCCCCAGCGGCCGGCGCGGGCGCCGATGTCAGCGGGATCGAACGGGCGGGCGTGCCGGTCATCAAACTGAACCAGGACGCCAGCCGCTACTTCGATTACCACCACACCATGGACGACACGCTGGACAAGGTTCGCCCCGCCGAACTGGCCCAGAACGTCGCCGCGTGGGCTTCGTTGGTCTATCTGGTGGCCGACAGCGACGTGGATTTCCGTGCGCTGAAGCCGGCGGCTCCGACCCCGACCGCGAAGTAG
- the ftsW gene encoding putative lipid II flippase FtsW encodes MASNATHAFARTDRTALGLWWWTTDRWLLGATAILVTLGVLLSFASSPAAAQRIGIDNQFHFAQRMCLFASASTVLMLGVSMLSPKGIRRAAFFIYLGAIAVMIALPFIGHNAKGATRWLQFGGFTLQPSEFMKPALIVLISWMFAEGQKGEGVPGVSIAFLLYFIAVALLLIQPDVGQTVLITIAFGAAFWMAGVPISWIMGLGVVAVGGLISTYFLFDHVHARVQKFLSPDQADTHQITRAAEAIRAGGLFGRGPGEGVMKRHVPDLQTDFIYSVAAEEYGLIFSWCLISLFAFVVVRGLYKAMKLNDPFEQVAAAGLFVLVGQQALINIAVNLNMIPTKGMTLPFISYGGSSMLAMGLTLGMALALVRKRPGAYGASGEFGFGRADA; translated from the coding sequence ATGGCCTCCAACGCGACACATGCTTTCGCCCGCACCGACCGCACCGCGCTCGGCCTGTGGTGGTGGACGACGGATCGCTGGCTGCTGGGCGCGACCGCGATTTTGGTGACCTTGGGCGTGCTGCTGTCTTTCGCCTCCAGTCCGGCGGCGGCCCAGCGGATCGGTATCGACAACCAATTCCATTTCGCCCAGCGCATGTGCCTCTTCGCCAGCGCTTCGACGGTGCTGATGCTTGGGGTGTCTATGCTGTCGCCCAAGGGCATCCGGCGCGCGGCGTTTTTCATCTATCTCGGGGCGATCGCAGTGATGATCGCCCTGCCGTTCATCGGCCACAACGCCAAGGGCGCCACGCGCTGGCTACAGTTCGGCGGCTTCACTCTGCAGCCGTCGGAATTCATGAAGCCGGCCCTGATCGTGCTGATCTCATGGATGTTCGCCGAGGGCCAGAAGGGCGAGGGGGTGCCGGGCGTATCGATCGCCTTCCTACTGTATTTCATCGCCGTGGCGCTGCTGCTGATCCAGCCCGACGTCGGTCAGACGGTGTTGATCACCATCGCCTTCGGCGCGGCCTTCTGGATGGCGGGCGTGCCGATCAGCTGGATCATGGGGCTGGGCGTTGTGGCCGTAGGCGGGCTGATCTCGACCTACTTCCTTTTCGACCATGTCCATGCCCGGGTGCAGAAGTTCCTCAGTCCCGACCAGGCCGACACTCACCAAATCACGCGCGCCGCCGAGGCCATCCGCGCCGGCGGCCTGTTCGGGCGGGGGCCGGGCGAGGGGGTGATGAAGCGTCACGTGCCCGACCTGCAGACCGACTTCATCTATTCGGTAGCGGCCGAGGAATACGGCCTGATCTTCTCGTGGTGCCTGATCAGCCTGTTCGCCTTCGTCGTCGTGCGCGGGCTCTACAAGGCGATGAAGCTGAACGACCCGTTCGAACAGGTCGCGGCGGCCGGATTGTTCGTCCTTGTGGGTCAACAGGCGCTGATCAATATCGCGGTGAACTTGAACATGATCCCAACCAAGGGCATGACGCTCCCGTTCATCAGTTACGGGGGCTCTTCGATGCTCGCGATGGGTTTGACGCTGGGCATGGCCCTGGCCTTGGTGCGCAAGCGCCCCGGCGCCTATGGCGCGAGCGGCGAGTTCGGCTTCGGCCGCGCTGACGCCTGA
- a CDS encoding D-alanine--D-alanine ligase: MTQQPLSGRHIAVLLGGPSSERKVSLVSGAECADALERLGARVTRIDPGPDVAQVLTATKPDMVFNALHGEWGEDGCVQGVLETLKLPYTHSGVLASALAMDKAKAKAVLAAAGVVVPGGGLFNRHDVARDHVLQPPYVVKPNAEGSSVGVFIIKEGANRPPEEVGAPSWTFGEEVMVEPYIQGMELAVAVLGESNGPRALAVTDIRASTGFYDYEAKYSEGGSIHVLPAPIPNAVRDRAMRMAELAHTALGCRGVTRSDFRYDDINDLLVLLEVNTQPGMTPTSLAPEQADHVGIPFDQLVLWIVEDAYARCSAGGTA, from the coding sequence ATGACCCAGCAGCCCCTGTCCGGCCGCCATATCGCCGTCCTGCTCGGCGGCCCCTCGTCGGAACGCAAGGTCAGTCTGGTGTCGGGCGCCGAATGCGCAGACGCACTGGAGCGGCTGGGGGCCAGGGTCACGCGGATCGACCCCGGTCCGGATGTGGCCCAGGTGCTGACGGCGACCAAGCCGGACATGGTCTTCAACGCCCTGCACGGCGAATGGGGCGAGGATGGTTGCGTCCAGGGCGTGCTGGAAACGCTGAAGCTGCCCTACACCCACTCGGGCGTGTTGGCCTCGGCCCTGGCGATGGACAAGGCCAAGGCCAAGGCCGTGCTGGCGGCCGCTGGCGTGGTCGTGCCGGGCGGCGGTCTCTTCAACCGCCATGATGTCGCACGCGACCATGTGTTGCAGCCCCCCTACGTGGTGAAGCCGAACGCCGAGGGCTCTTCGGTGGGTGTGTTCATCATCAAGGAAGGGGCCAACCGGCCGCCCGAGGAAGTGGGGGCACCGTCCTGGACCTTTGGCGAAGAGGTGATGGTCGAGCCCTACATCCAGGGGATGGAACTGGCCGTCGCCGTCCTGGGTGAGTCAAATGGCCCCAGGGCCCTGGCGGTGACCGATATCCGTGCATCCACAGGTTTTTATGACTACGAGGCCAAGTACTCCGAGGGCGGCTCAATCCACGTCCTGCCGGCCCCAATCCCCAACGCTGTAAGGGATCGCGCGATGCGGATGGCCGAGCTGGCGCATACCGCTCTTGGTTGCCGAGGGGTAACCCGGTCTGACTTCCGTTATGACGACATTAACGACCTTCTGGTCCTTCTAGAGGTCAACACGCAGCCCGGCATGACGCCGACCTCGCTCGCCCCCGAGCAGGCCGACCACGTCGGGATCCCGTTTGACCAGTTAGTTTTGTGGATCGTGGAGGACGCTTATGCCCGCTGTAGTGCGGGGGGGACCGCCTAA
- a CDS encoding pseudoazurin — MFRTLMIVGAIAGVAHAASASAAELTVKMRNQGAEGPMVFEPSSAKLKPGDTIRFVPTDAGHNVETIPGLAPAGVPPVKGVMGKEVVVKVAKPGVYGFKCLPHWGMGMVFVAKVGDAKLDPAASSAVLASAPPLTKRRLTAAFNAIR, encoded by the coding sequence ATGTTTAGGACTTTGATGATCGTCGGCGCCATCGCGGGCGTCGCCCATGCCGCCTCGGCCTCCGCTGCGGAGCTCACGGTCAAGATGCGCAACCAGGGCGCTGAGGGGCCGATGGTGTTCGAACCCTCTTCGGCCAAGCTCAAGCCCGGCGATACCATCCGCTTCGTCCCCACGGACGCGGGCCACAACGTCGAGACCATTCCGGGCCTCGCGCCGGCCGGCGTCCCGCCTGTCAAAGGCGTGATGGGCAAGGAGGTCGTTGTGAAAGTGGCCAAGCCGGGCGTCTACGGCTTCAAGTGTCTGCCGCACTGGGGCATGGGCATGGTCTTCGTCGCCAAGGTGGGCGACGCAAAGCTCGATCCTGCGGCCTCGAGCGCCGTTCTCGCCTCGGCGCCGCCGTTGACCAAACGTCGCCTGACGGCGGCTTTCAACGCGATCAGGTAG
- the murB gene encoding UDP-N-acetylmuramate dehydrogenase: MSWKTQLPTVRGKLLIDEALAPFTWFRVGGPADVVFLPADEQDLSDFLKALDPTVPVMAIGVGSNLLVRDGGVEGVVIRLGKGFNTVEPLGDNRIKAGSAVPDAILARKAAEAGVAGLEFYVGVPGTIGGAVIMNAGCYGSETVNVVKSVRVMDRAGVVRELSVEDLHYTYRHSVLQDGEPVIVLDAIFEGTPDEPEAIKARMAEITARRETTQPIREKTGGSTFKNPPGHSSWKLVDEAGWRGKAFSASGKGGGAMFSPLHSNFLINTGEATAADLEGLGEAVRADVKAKTGVQLDWEIKRIGRAG, from the coding sequence GTGAGCTGGAAGACCCAACTCCCGACCGTCCGCGGCAAGCTGCTGATCGACGAGGCTCTGGCGCCGTTCACCTGGTTCCGGGTCGGCGGTCCGGCCGACGTCGTGTTCCTGCCGGCTGATGAGCAGGACCTGTCGGACTTCCTCAAGGCGCTGGATCCGACCGTGCCGGTCATGGCGATCGGCGTTGGGTCGAACCTCCTGGTCCGCGACGGCGGCGTCGAGGGCGTGGTGATCCGCCTGGGCAAGGGCTTCAACACGGTCGAGCCGCTGGGCGACAACCGCATCAAGGCCGGCTCGGCTGTCCCTGACGCCATCCTGGCCCGCAAGGCGGCGGAAGCGGGCGTCGCGGGGCTGGAATTCTATGTCGGCGTGCCCGGCACGATCGGCGGCGCGGTGATCATGAACGCCGGCTGCTACGGGTCCGAGACCGTCAATGTGGTCAAGTCGGTGCGCGTGATGGATCGCGCCGGAGTCGTCCGCGAACTGAGCGTCGAGGACCTGCACTACACCTATCGCCATAGCGTCCTGCAGGACGGCGAGCCGGTGATCGTGCTGGACGCGATCTTCGAAGGAACACCGGACGAGCCGGAGGCGATCAAGGCCCGCATGGCCGAGATCACCGCGCGCCGCGAAACCACCCAGCCCATCCGTGAGAAGACCGGTGGCTCGACCTTCAAGAACCCGCCGGGCCACTCGTCGTGGAAGCTGGTCGACGAGGCCGGCTGGCGGGGCAAGGCTTTTTCGGCGAGCGGCAAGGGCGGCGGTGCAATGTTCAGCCCGTTGCACAGCAACTTCCTGATCAACACCGGCGAGGCGACGGCCGCCGACCTGGAGGGGTTGGGTGAGGCGGTCCGCGCCGACGTCAAGGCCAAGACCGGCGTCCAGCTGGACTGGGAAATCAAGCGCATCGGCCGGGCGGGGTAG
- a CDS encoding sensor histidine kinase: MADDASDKAVLEGAGAYFLSVVEASQDCIRVISADGHLEYMNTQGKLLLEIEDFEGRNRHQYWPDMWPPESRAAVEQALRAAMAGHAVAFRAFCPTAKGAPRWWDTTVSPILDGGRVIRVLATSRDVTGERLAEDHRQLLVNELNHRVKNTLATVQSIANQSLRNAGVESSVRDALEGRLMAIAATHNVLTDQNWSAASLRQIVDGAVTPYRSNPSQLTVKGPDLKVSPKPAVVMALAFHELAINALKYGALSAPSGHVDVTWTVEPEDRLHIEWRESGGPSVRPPERRGFGSRIVEAALPGELSATVSVDYRADGLRCAIDAPLASLDKADAFMPLG; encoded by the coding sequence GTGGCAGACGACGCATCCGACAAGGCTGTTCTGGAGGGCGCTGGGGCCTATTTCCTCAGCGTCGTCGAGGCTAGTCAGGACTGCATCCGCGTCATCAGCGCCGACGGCCACCTCGAATACATGAACACCCAGGGCAAGTTGCTTCTGGAGATCGAGGATTTCGAGGGCCGTAATCGACATCAGTATTGGCCCGACATGTGGCCGCCCGAGAGCCGGGCGGCGGTCGAACAGGCGCTGCGCGCGGCCATGGCCGGCCACGCCGTCGCCTTCCGGGCGTTTTGCCCGACAGCCAAGGGCGCGCCGCGCTGGTGGGACACCACCGTGTCGCCGATCCTCGATGGCGGACGGGTCATCCGCGTTTTGGCGACCTCGCGCGACGTGACCGGCGAGCGCCTGGCCGAAGACCATCGCCAATTGCTGGTCAACGAGCTGAACCACCGGGTCAAGAACACCCTGGCCACCGTCCAGTCGATCGCTAACCAGTCGCTGCGCAACGCCGGGGTCGAGTCTTCCGTGCGTGACGCGCTCGAAGGACGGCTGATGGCCATCGCCGCCACGCACAACGTGCTGACGGACCAGAACTGGTCCGCCGCGAGTCTGCGCCAGATCGTCGATGGTGCGGTGACGCCTTACCGCTCGAACCCGTCCCAACTGACTGTGAAGGGTCCTGACCTGAAGGTTTCGCCCAAGCCCGCCGTCGTCATGGCCCTGGCCTTCCACGAATTGGCGATCAACGCCCTGAAGTACGGCGCGCTGTCCGCCCCCTCCGGCCATGTGGACGTCACCTGGACGGTCGAACCCGAGGACCGCCTGCATATCGAATGGCGCGAGAGCGGGGGCCCCTCCGTGCGCCCCCCGGAACGCCGTGGCTTCGGCTCGCGGATCGTCGAAGCCGCGCTACCGGGCGAGCTCTCCGCAACCGTCTCCGTCGACTATCGTGCCGACGGCCTGCGGTGCGCCATCGACGCGCCGCTGGCCTCGCTGGACAAGGCCGACGCGTTCATGCCGCTGGGGTGA